In Citrus sinensis cultivar Valencia sweet orange chromosome 3, DVS_A1.0, whole genome shotgun sequence, the sequence GTCAAAGTAGGAAGGTCAACACATCAGCGTTGTTTGTCCACTACCGTCTTCAAACCATTAAGACTTTACTGACGTCATAAggtataattataatttcacctACGCTTCAAAAGCGTAATTTGGATAATATTCCGTTAGCTTTCTTAACGGTTTGAAGACGGTAGTGGATAAgtgcaaaaaaatataaatttaagtggaatttagtaaaaaaaattaaaatttatatatttttaaaaaagagcgaaaaaaaagatagacgGGAGATAATTACCGTTAATCCATTCATCGAACACCTTGTTTATCTAACAATAAGGTTAGGTGGCAAAGTATCATTTTTCACCTCATGGGTCATGAAATTGGAAATCGGCATGTCTTTACTACGATtgagatttctttttctttttttttaatctagtTATCACATCATgcgtttaaattttatttggagtTGCTATAATATAATCGATAGAAATCTTTAAGGTGAGAAAGCAGCAGCATTACCTTGACGTGCGGTTACTGCTGGCAGTgtgattgttaataatgaagaatttaatgagAGAAGGTGgcgttaattttttatggtgtgGAATTTTCTAGACTTTATTTGCACTCTTAGATCATGCTTAGATGAATTGTGGGGTTGCATTGAATTTtgagattaataaaataatttaatttaaggtATGTTTGATTGTCATGAATTAAtaggataaataaaaattaattcataacaATTGGGATTAttagtctttatatttatatatgtttaggtgagataaaattaaatgaagaattTGTGTcctctttatcattattttatttttcatttaacctaatattttaataaaaattaaatatagaagttaatttcataattttttaacctataattttgttttatatcgaatatcaaaattttattcataaatttaattaaactaatattgaattttaaacataaaataataaactatttcTTTATAGTAGCattgaatattaaatattaaagtcaacaattatcaatataatttaaaatgattatattatttaaataattatttaactttattaaattaaattaatatagtcCTTTTCAATAttgtaacaaataaaatatgatattatttataatctaatctaatccaatttaattttaaaagttaattcaatcaaatccTATCTTCCAAATGTAACCTTAAGTTATTAAGGTCTGGGTTTAGTGGTGCAATAGGGGGACACCTGTTCAAGACTCAATTGATGCTCTCCTACACAAATTAATAGAAGGTGTATGTATCTctctaaatatttttggaaGTATATATAACTCCTCGGTAGATCTCAAATTACACTATATAAGCGTATAAACTTAAGCTAATAATAGATAATAGGTTGTAAGatgtaacaatttttttttttaaataaaaaagccTTCCTGTTACTTTGACTGTCCGTGCACAGTTGCACGGGTCGATATAATTGGTCcatcattttatttgtgtttataaAAAGTTGCATGAATATGAGGCTTTTCAATATCaactcttaaaattaaaaactctgATCGGTCTGGTACTTATCTTGGCGGCTTTGGGAATAATTGGGACGTCTTCGGGCAGCTTTTTTTTTGAGGTGATATGCCATGTTGCTAGTTATTGAAAATGCCATTGCTAGAGGTTGGAATTATTCATGGCATGAGGTTATGCTTCAATTCTCGTTGTTACTTGTTTTGTAATCTCGAGAATTGGATTTAATTAACTACTACATCGTGGTGAATTTCATGCACTTCAAGATCATTCCTACTTTTCGAGGAGAGACCAATGTTGTTGCTAATCGATTAGCTAATCTCAAGTGTCAATTGCAGCTCGCTAACTTGGTCGGTTAGATATTTCATCATCAGATATTATTAGTCTTCTTTAAGAAAGATGCTAATggattttactattaattaagtttttttttaatttattaacttgcCTATTAGAATGGGTGGGTTTTTGTTGCTCTCATTTGGGTGGTTCAGTGGattttaaatagtttttttttatatactgAAATTTTAGGGGAGGTAAgacgcaaaaaaaaaaatgaatttgtacTTTACCCATCCGCTtatgttaaaaagaaaaagaaagaaagaatagaCTTTTTGTTTCGTGGATGCAATTTAACTGAAATGGTAAAATCTCTCCTATTACAAATAAGTGATTTGGGGTTGGAACCTCCCACACGAATGGGGAAGAAATCTTTTTGACATTAGACTAAAtaataactattaaaaaaaatttcaatttatttgagTTGTGTCTTttgaaataattgttgttagttggctgtataaataattagatatgaagagaaaatgtttaatatttaataaaatttattattaaaagtgcctgaattttaaaagcagtTATACATATTTAGTAAATCTTACTGTAAAATTGttgtaagaatataaataactaaattaaacataatattgAAGCAATCTTATttagatatttataaatatgtatataaaatatttttttattgtgtatatataagaattaataactaaaataaatatttatttttttaatttttttatcttaatataatgagtagtaataataataatttctttaaagttaataattttatttcttaaataataagGATAAGTTTAAatgtttataatatatatgatgatataaatgaaattatatcgagtataaaatttattcacaaaatcagattttaaaaaattactgatttcttatgtttttaaaatctactgtaaaataaaataattttaaaaaattcatcaaacattaaaaataatttttaattttttaaaattactttaagtATTTAGAATAGTCCAACGGGGGCCTGCCCCACTATTGAAGCTTCCGTCAACTACTGTGATCCATctgaattagaaaaatatatcagataagatattttaatatttttttaataaaatgattactCCATTATTATCCACGTCTTTGTACTTGTCATTTGCTGCTCCCACAGCCGCCTCAAGGCAGCTGCCATAAATTGACCGCCATCTTTCTTGTTTCTGGTCAACAAGTCAAAATCTTATATTAATGCATTAAAGACTTACAAACATTGTCCATTATCATTGACTAAGCAGCTCTATTATAGCTTAGTTTTTTATGTGATTATACCTGTTTTCCTATTTAttactaacaaaaattattataataatttttttaacaaatttttatttcacatctAACAATACAAAAAAgcctaaattaaaattttctctgaAGGCCATGAAAGCTCTTGAGCTGGCCTGACTTCGATTCATCCCATTCCATctttagcttattttattatgatcTAAAATGAATGCAAATGTATGGGAAATAGATCAACAATTATTGGATAGGCATGTCCGTGAATTAATGATACATTTATTTCTTgaaatgggaatgagaatgtgctGGAATGctattgatgtgtttacttggcaaaataaatgggaatgaggaatgtaaataagaatcaatttactaaaatacctatagtattaataattaataaaaataattaatttatcattattaacaatattatcattattattgttgttgttattattaaaaataataaagttaataaaatttaataatattattattattattaattattatttttatcattatttttattgttaataatgataatattaataaaaataattaataataactaaaataataaagttaataaaatttaataataataattattattattattaatgacatttaaaataataaattatttgtgatttgAACAAGGATAATTtaggaaatataaaaaaattagaaggatagaaaagtaaatatatgttttcattctcattcccactCCCACATTTTCATTCCCAACCCTCTTATGAGAATGAGATTCCCATTCCTTATTCTCAAATTACAATTCATCAAGTAAATATaggtttcattctcattcctcaaATCCACAAGTAAACACGCCATAAATGATAAAGATTGCTAAATATATagtcaaaaattttgttctaaTTTCTTAATGTAGAATGCAAGAAAAGCAACAATAAAGGCCAAccagaattattatttttgatttaCAATTTCTAGGAAGCAGGcagaatttgatattttaagaGTGCGTTGAATATGTAACTCAAATGACAAATAGATGTGAAGTttctaagttataaaaaaaaatatattttatgtggaCTACATCTTCttcgtaaaaataaaaaataaaaatcttccTCTGCTCCATAAGATTTAAAAGATATCAGCCATTAGAATGGTGATTGAACACTAAAGAGAGACCGAAGGAATATGAATTAGATAACGAAGAGAAAGTAATAAGAacattaatgatttatttcttcttttaaaatttaaaaatattggagGGATATTGAAAAGAGAgaaacatttaaatttttatattaaagaatttttaacatttatcaAAACATGTCCATCTATTATTAGTTGTTGGTGGTTTCAATTTGTGGTTTGATGTGAAATTATGACTTAGAACATAATCAAATGTGTGGAAAATTGTCTGAAGGAGCTTACCCCTGGTCTGCTATCTCTCTATAAATGAACCGTTCAAGCTTCAGTCACAATATGCcaagtaaaataaaagcaatAGTAGTCAACCAAAAATAAAGCAACGAAACAATGGGTTCTTTATCGGAATATCAAAAACTCGCTCAGAAAAaacatgaagaagaagaagaagaagaagagagctATTCACATGCCATGCAGCTAGCAATGGGCGTAGTGCTGCCCATGGCAACCCAGGCAGCTATTCAGCTTGGCGTTTTTGAAATCATAGCCAAAGCTGGGGAGCTCTCGGCTCCAGAGATTGCAGCGCAGTTACAAGCGCAAAACGTAAAAGCACCAATGATGCTAGACAGAATGCTTAGGCTTCTGGTCAGCCACCGTGTGCTTGAGTGCTCTGTTTCTGGTGGCGAGCGGCTGTATGCTCTCAACCCTGTGTccaaatattttgttagtaATAAAGATGGAGCCTCGTTGGGTCACTTTATGGCCTTGCCTCTCGACAAGGTTTTCATGGAGAGCTGGTACATTattattctctctttttttttttttcccctttcgGGTCAAATCTATATAGTAGtcaatttaagtaattttaaaaatgcatGTAGGTTGGGATTGAAAGATGCAGTTATGGAGGGAGGAATACCATTCAATAGGGTGCATGGAATGCACATCTTTGAGTACGCTTCCGGAAACCCCAGGTTTAATGAAACTTATCACGAGGCAATGTTCAACCACTCAACCATAGCCATGGAGAGAATCCTGGAACATTACGAGGGCTTTCAGAACGTTGAGCGACTCGTCGATGTTGGAGGAGGCTTTGGTGTCACCCTCAGTATGATTACTTCCAAATATCCCCAAATTAAGGCGGTTAACTTTGACTTGCCTCATGTTGTCCAAGATGCTCCATCCTACGCtggtatgtatatatatagttctTCATCTACTTAGACTACTCTTGGTGTTTTAATGAGTCAATTACATGATTATGAGACTCATACAGAgtggttaattaatttgtgattGTTGCAGGCGTGGAGCATGTGGGTGGTAACATGTTCGAAAGCGTTCCAGAAGGCGATGCCATTCTAATGAAGGTAGGTAATTTCGAAAATTACCAATCACATATTTGAATCGAAGGCATCAGTGATCGTTGTTCTTCCTTTTTAAAGTCATTCTACTAAACACGTGTAATTAATATGGGAATTTGCAGTGGATACTGCACTGTTGGGACGATGATCACTGCTTGAGGATACtgaaaaattgttacaaagCCGTTCCAGGTAACGGGAAGGTAATTGTGATGAACTCGATAGTTCCAGAGATACCTGAGGTTAGCTCTGCCGCAAGAGAAACGTCCCTTTTAGATGTACTTTTGATGACTCGAGACGGGGGAGGAAGGGAGCGAACCAAAAAAGAATACACGGAATTGGCAATTGCTGCTGGATTTAAGGGTATTAATTTTGCATCTTGTGTCTGTAATCTCTACATCATGGAGTTCTTCAAGTAGATTTAATATCCTTAATTGTTCTTATAAAAGTGGTTGTGATTGTGTTGTCTATTTACTATAATAAGGAACACATGTAGTGTGCTGTAAcattaagtattttaatttttctgtaaAAATTTGGGCTAATGTGTCTGCTTCGTTGTATTTCCCTTAGTTAtctgttttttatttcaataactCCTTTTACCATTAGCTGAGATAATTTGGACTCTTGTGAAAGGAGAAACAAAATGaatgaggaaaaagaaacttgggattcttttcctttaaaagaAACTTTCATGTCATAAACTCATGAGTGAACTTTTCTATTTAAGTTGTTCAGGGCCTTCAGAATAAGGAAAGAAAGGCAAAGGGAATATTTAGTAGTTACAAACATGTATTTAAAAGGATAGAAGTACATCACATGAGTTTTAATTACTCTGGTTAGGAACTAATGCCAACAGAAGAAGCATTGTTGTTTACATTCTTATACTCAATTAATGCTGCAAGATATTCGCTTCAAAAAGTGAAACTTTTACCTCATCATCTCAGCAGCCGTACTATTCCTTTGGTTTCCTTCAGCTGCTCCCTATTATATCCTTGTAtgtgtcttttattttctgtatTAATGCTTCCCTGAAATCTTATAACCACGTGTTAAACATCACTCGAGGAGGGCAGGAAAATTTCTTAGAACTgctaaaataaattcaaatgacACTGGAAAAATATGTTTCAGTCGAGTCCGTAAGATGTAGCAAAATCTGCAATTACCTGTCTGGTTTGAAAACCAGGTTCTTGTATGCAAACCACTGTACAACAAAGAAAGCGGAAGCAtgagaaaataagagaaaatttctACACATATGAATTTAGCAACAAaatctttctaatttttccAACTTACCCCGGTGTAGCCAATGCCGACAAGCTCGAGAACTCCAGGAACTAAAGGAAGCCTATCAATTGCCTGTTACAAAAAAGACCAATTTTTCTAGTTCATGTTTGGGAATTGAATTACATGTAGAAAATAAGACGACAAAATCGTATGGTAACTGTTGGGATTATTTCACATCAATTGTGAAATGGGTTGGTTGTGAATTTTAAGCTAGTTTTTAGAATTGGTAGAAGCTCAAGATCTCTTAACACTAATATTAGAACCCAGTTTCACCAACAATCTGGGCCGAACAATTTAATAAGATTTACGGATGCCCAAGCTTCTGAGTTCTAACCCAAGGCTCAcgtgtgaaataaaaattattagggTTATCGTCAgggtttttcttttatttaaatatgcCGCATTTGTCtttcaatatcaaatatatacCCCATTACATGTATATATTTCATGAAagtataaaaagtaaaaaataacctaaaaaaactatctatctatattttcttcctctctcatGACTTCTACGTAATAACAAAACCAAAGTGGAGTATACTCAACTTTTTACCtgacttaattaaaaataaaaatttcatttcaatttaaatagagTATTTTCAACCAGTTATCGAATTTCAATGAAAAGTCgagaatttttgttgaatgaatgttgggcaaaattaaattaaggtCGAGTATTCTCGACTCTTTACTcgatttatttgaaaaagttaaaaaattttcagacaattttttatttaaattgaagTCGAGTATTCTCGACTATTTACCCGATTAACAtggaaaagttaaaaatttatgcCAAATTACTAATTGTGTATGGTTTGATTGAAGTCGAGTATTCTCGACTATTTATCCGACTTGAGGATTTGGATTCAGTTTTATAAGGATTTAGttgtggttatttttgtactctctaattttttaaagtatatatctgtaaaatttaagagtattataatttaaggcatatataagatattttgaaagaaatgagGTGTATCCCACGCAATTCTCCCTTATCGGAGAGCTACGACCACCTAATGGTAACACGGGGGAAATGCACAGGGGGAATCTCACCGAAATCATTCCCGTAGAGCCCCATACGGCAATAGCAACAGTTACAGCAAGTGAAGTCACTGCATACTTATCTTCAACTTTGTCCCACTGTACATATTATAAAGtcacaattgaaaaaataaagaaaaaacaattaattagcAACCTGATCGATAAAATGTGGAAACTTACAGCTTCTTGCACGGTCTTGACAATCTCTGGAAGCTCAGTTGCAGCAACTTCAGCTGGAGCCTCCCCTGTTGCCATAGCCATGACATTGCGGGCCATCTTTCGACCTGAGAAATACCAAGACCATGTTAATGACAAGATCCGTATGCAGTGCATGTATCAGCCATCAGGTGAGGTGACTTGACTCACAATATGTAGTTGCCTTCCAAGGGCGGGTTTGAGAGGGAACCGGCGGTGGTGGGAGTGTAGGAAGAGACACACATTGTGTTGAGGCAGGAGCGGACTGGCGAGGAGCCTTGGCATCAACAAGAGTTGAGGAGGAAGAGATTGAGAGTGCGCTGGAGGCCATGGCTACGGGATCCTGTGAGAAGACAGAGGAGgcaaaaattgaagaaaaatgttgcaaataattgttaattaattttgttgtggtTTATTGTGTTctcttttccccttttttttttctcttaatttttaaattctggTTTTAGTTTTGTGGGGTGTGTTTGATTTGATAATTCTAACTTGGGAATGTGGAGATGCTTCTTCCTCCAAGTTTGGATCAAGATAGCCACTCATTTGTTTGATCCAGATAGTGCTGACATGGCAGTTGGATAGGCATTTTAAGGTGTTTGATTGGATACGCTGCTCCAGGTAGGACCTCTGTTCTGTTCCGTTGGTGCCTAAAAAAATCGACTGTGTTATCTTTCTTTGTAGCAAATTAGCATCACCCGCCTTTGCAATAACCAGTTGAGGAATTGTCGGTGAATTTGAACAAATGGCAAGATATTTCCCAGCCGGGTAAATTGAAATCAAGTAAAATCTGTCACTAGAAAGAAAATATCTCCGCAGGTACTTGATGGCGATTGAAATATCAGGACGTGCCTCCTCCCAGTCTTTAAACATCGgtgaatttttgaattttgagggAAAGGGGTTAGCATTACACTGAGACTAAAGAATTTTtgtatctattaaaattttcggTACAAACTATAATTTGTGAAATAGGATAATTATGTATTAAGTAAAGGTATATTTGGTATTAAGGTATTGTGGCTTTTAAACCATAATtgttataaagaaaaaaaaataactatgaaataaaatatgttagaataaggtaaataaaaattttaaatgataattttaataaaatattataagtattataaattttttattgtacaaatttagaataaaattaatttagtttctaAATCATAGTAGCATCCaattatcaaacactttaaaatttaatttatgtattgaTGATACACAACCATAACTTTTTAGATGGCGGATGctaaaatatagattttgtGCGAACACAACTGAAAAATGAGGGAAAAAACAAAGACTCCCAAAAactggaaaataaaaaatattacatcataatttatattttccttatcttttaattatatctgcatgaaatttcatattttattgacAGCATTTGAGAATTTCTACATATACTATTTATGTTAATTTGAATTCAGTTGTTATTAGCTGCATATATGGATTTAGTTAAACGTTTGCCACCCGTCACCGAGCGGGTTTGTCACAGTGACACAGTCACCAAGGCAGCTCAAGTATGGGCCAATCTGACTTCGGGCCTAGCTACAACAATCAAGGCCAAAACCAACAAATCTCTAGCTCCAACAGCCGATATTTGGGCCTGACTATTTTGAGACGGCCTTGCTACAACTATTGAGTAGCTCTGTGGCCACCGGCccaaaacttgaaatattttatacggcctcttatttttctgtttttatgGACTTATGTTGtaagagcatctccaaaaatctctttaaattttactttttaaatatcaatttgcTTCTTGATGTGGCAAATAagtgtataaaaaaatataatcccCTCCAAAAGACTCaccaaataagaataaattaatattattttaattaaatatttcccactatcaaattgaattgttattatattttttaaaagaaacataaataataattattgcagtcttatcttttcaataaataataataactggtatcagagccatacccatccttgaaaatttcatgttttctaAATTCACGATTTCTTGCCcaaaatggtataatttaaggctttttctattttgatctCTAGCACTTCAGGCGCAGAGAGAACTTCTCCTTCATGGCATCCACTTCCTCTTCACctcctgttactctttcttccaCCCTTTCTTTACCGAAATCTTGCACTTCTCATActactaataaaattgaaaatcttgtaGAATACTCCTACATCCCTGAATCCGCCCAAATCAGTGAATCTTCTTACCCTCTCCTCAGCCCTTATCAGTTGTATAAACGACCTAGCTCCTTTACCCGCAGTATCCGCACCCTTATCTCTACCAGACGCCCTCACCCTAAAGAATACATCCAGTCTTCCCGCctggatcagtgtgctcttcaagccacctctgctgagcaatatgtcactctggagattccctccgagttgctctccaactggaaacgagaaggttatactcatctCCACCTTGGCGGCATCAGATTAATCCTTACCCTTCATGGGAGAAAAGGATTACCGGTTACCGCTCGACTTGCTATGCTTGATACCCGGTTTAAACAgtaccaagatgctgttatCGGTACTGTTCTCACAACCCTTCATGCAggaagtgttttactcactttctatcccaatttcaatctttctctccaagaccccaatttgcccacaaccttgaaagtccaagttcagattcaaggtgctgaacaaatttcttctgcaAAAATTGCCACTTTACATCACCAACTGGTCTAcaggcttcaaaatcatgccttagatctaccCGCTCCAGAACACCACTCTGACACCCTCATGGTGTTAGCAGAATCTGACCAGATCCCGACAATCATCCAGATTCCCCGACAAATTCCCCGTCATGAGCTCAtcaagcttatgcctcttgaatggatctccaactatgaacagttccacaacaatacagctccaattcagaccTCTGACGGCATGTTTGAAAGACGACATGATGGAACAGTcagaatgacttttaaaccacccc encodes:
- the LOC102626454 gene encoding anthranilate N-methyltransferase-like, with the translated sequence MGSLSEYQKLAQKKHEEEEEEEESYSHAMQLAMGVVLPMATQAAIQLGVFEIIAKAGELSAPEIAAQLQAQNVKAPMMLDRMLRLLVSHRVLECSVSGGERLYALNPVSKYFVSNKDGASLGHFMALPLDKVFMESWLGLKDAVMEGGIPFNRVHGMHIFEYASGNPRFNETYHEAMFNHSTIAMERILEHYEGFQNVERLVDVGGGFGVTLSMITSKYPQIKAVNFDLPHVVQDAPSYAGVEHVGGNMFESVPEGDAILMKWILHCWDDDHCLRILKNCYKAVPGNGKVIVMNSIVPEIPEVSSAARETSLLDVLLMTRDGGGRERTKKEYTELAIAAGFKGINFASCVCNLYIMEFFK
- the LOC102626754 gene encoding protein CURVATURE THYLAKOID 1B, chloroplastic — protein: MASSALSISSSSTLVDAKAPRQSAPASTQCVSLPTLPPPPVPSQTRPWKATTYCRKMARNVMAMATGEAPAEVAATELPEIVKTVQEAWDKVEDKYAVTSLAVTVAIAVWGSTGMISAIDRLPLVPGVLELVGIGYTGWFAYKNLVFKPDREALIQKIKDTYKDIIGSS